One genomic segment of Paenibacillus sp. FSL H8-0332 includes these proteins:
- a CDS encoding radical SAM protein, with protein METKRNMEKIAGYATPLPESVGIKLTNQCNLRCKHCYQWNDTGYHHFMTPEQQREQLDYGLLEKLILETEPAKSRLYIWGGEPLVYSHFDRLADLLEAHPRETTICTNAVLIERKLDALQRISDNLELLIALDGFEEENDALRGKGVFNKAIDAIRMLVELRKENRFRGKISIHTVVNDGMTDKLYDLLDFLEGVGVDLVIVCFPWYISDECSQGMDDYFDQKFHFLPASEHKGERSWHAFNYKLDPERIPALMSELDRVNHRVWKMRLRYQPNLDQDQIEDFVLGKEVKGKGTMNKKCLALSNRMDITPDGTIIACKFFKEFEIGKLHETSVQELWHSMTYRRIREMMDERLTPACSKCSVLHLHGV; from the coding sequence ATGGAAACCAAGCGGAACATGGAGAAAATAGCGGGTTACGCGACACCGTTGCCAGAGTCGGTCGGGATTAAACTGACGAACCAATGCAACTTGCGCTGCAAGCATTGCTATCAATGGAACGACACCGGCTACCATCACTTCATGACACCGGAGCAGCAGCGGGAACAGCTCGACTACGGGCTGCTGGAGAAGCTGATCCTTGAGACGGAACCAGCCAAGTCGAGACTCTATATCTGGGGCGGTGAGCCGCTTGTATACAGCCATTTCGACCGGTTGGCCGATTTGCTTGAAGCCCATCCTCGTGAGACAACGATCTGCACGAATGCGGTGCTGATCGAGCGAAAGCTGGACGCCTTGCAGAGAATCTCCGATAACCTGGAACTGCTCATAGCGCTTGACGGATTCGAAGAAGAGAATGATGCGCTTCGCGGCAAAGGAGTATTCAACAAGGCGATAGATGCTATCCGGATGCTTGTCGAGCTGCGCAAGGAGAATCGGTTCAGAGGCAAAATTTCGATCCATACCGTTGTTAACGATGGCATGACCGACAAGCTGTACGATCTGCTGGACTTTCTGGAGGGCGTCGGCGTAGATCTGGTCATCGTCTGCTTCCCGTGGTACATCTCGGATGAATGCTCGCAGGGAATGGACGATTACTTCGACCAGAAGTTCCACTTCCTTCCGGCGAGCGAACACAAGGGTGAACGAAGCTGGCACGCTTTCAACTATAAGCTCGATCCGGAGCGTATTCCTGCTCTCATGAGCGAGTTGGACCGGGTGAATCATCGGGTCTGGAAAATGCGTTTGCGCTACCAGCCGAATCTGGATCAAGACCAGATCGAAGATTTCGTGCTCGGCAAAGAGGTGAAGGGTAAAGGCACGATGAACAAGAAGTGCCTGGCGCTCTCGAACCGAATGGATATTACGCCCGATGGAACAATTATCGCGTGCAAATTCTTCAAGGAGTTCGAGATCGGCAAATTACATGAAACGTCTGTACAGGAATTATGGCATAGCATGACCTACAGAAGAATAAGGGAAATGATGGACGAACGACTGACACCGGCATGTTCCAAGTGCAGTGTTTTGCATTTGCACGGTGTATAA
- a CDS encoding FkbM family methyltransferase: MSRMERKSFSPQTEATVKKRLHNGIEIYQNNEGETEFLYNEIFHKEMYFKHGITLPDDGTVMDVGANIGMFTLYVSSKSNCRVYAFEPLPPTFKLLKMNTSSLPRVTTVNVGLSNEIKEAEFAYFPTMSTDSVQIKYRENHDQDLRYGLINHYRDHFADPRMLNRFVDQLMSPKLLNEQIHRCKLTTISEMIRYYDLNQIDLLKIDVEKSEFEVLEGIDPEDWGKIRQIVMEVHGLDGEQISRLENIFRTNGFKVSIDYYEDLNIPNYFNVYALNQMHIQAG, from the coding sequence ATGAGCAGGATGGAGCGCAAGAGCTTTTCGCCGCAGACAGAGGCCACCGTAAAGAAGCGGCTGCACAACGGGATCGAAATCTATCAAAACAACGAAGGCGAGACCGAGTTCCTCTACAACGAGATTTTCCACAAGGAGATGTATTTCAAGCACGGGATTACGCTCCCGGATGATGGCACGGTCATGGACGTCGGGGCTAATATCGGCATGTTCACCCTATATGTAAGCAGCAAGAGCAACTGCAGGGTGTATGCCTTTGAGCCACTGCCTCCGACATTTAAGCTCTTGAAGATGAATACGAGCTCGCTGCCTCGCGTAACAACGGTTAACGTCGGGCTATCCAATGAGATCAAGGAAGCGGAGTTTGCCTATTTCCCCACGATGTCCACGGATTCTGTCCAGATCAAATACCGGGAGAACCACGATCAGGATCTCCGGTACGGGTTAATCAACCATTACCGGGATCATTTCGCTGATCCGCGCATGCTAAACCGGTTTGTCGATCAACTTATGTCCCCGAAGCTCCTGAATGAACAAATCCATCGCTGCAAGCTAACTACGATCTCCGAAATGATCCGCTATTACGATCTGAACCAAATTGATCTGCTCAAAATCGACGTGGAAAAAAGTGAGTTCGAGGTGCTGGAAGGCATCGATCCGGAGGATTGGGGCAAAATCAGGCAAATTGTAATGGAGGTGCACGGACTGGATGGAGAGCAGATCAGCAGGCTCGAAAATATCTTCCGCACTAACGGCTTCAAGGTCTCGATCGATTACTATGAAGACTTGAATATCCCAAATTACTTTAACGTGTATGCGTTGAATCAAATGCATATACAGGCTGGGTGA
- a CDS encoding DUF6597 domain-containing transcriptional factor: protein MIRTFEPDNVLYKLVDYIWIADFSFLADGNRKDIIMPLGHINIIFNYGSPYRLVGEEEGMVFPDVAVIGQMKKAKHVQYGQHLNQIGISLTPLGFIKLFHEPGLELTERIAPVTDVDPDLDELYLMMIYKDTEQRIQAINQFLMNKLASNETNTEYIEQMLTYVEREYESLNIVSMAKCFGTSVSSIERLFNKNIGLTPKTYGNIMEFRKHVEDEELRRDIQYHYYDQSHLIKTSKKFAGKTIKELNNLPDELTLAYLWHDQQQ, encoded by the coding sequence ATGATTCGAACTTTTGAACCTGACAATGTCTTATACAAACTTGTGGACTATATCTGGATCGCAGATTTTAGTTTTCTTGCCGATGGAAATAGAAAAGATATTATTATGCCATTGGGGCATATCAATATTATTTTCAATTATGGGTCCCCATACAGGCTGGTAGGAGAAGAAGAGGGAATGGTATTCCCTGATGTAGCAGTGATTGGTCAAATGAAAAAGGCTAAACATGTTCAATACGGACAACATCTTAATCAGATAGGAATTTCATTAACTCCGCTGGGGTTTATAAAATTGTTTCACGAGCCTGGCCTCGAGTTGACAGAACGAATTGCACCGGTCACTGATGTAGACCCGGATTTGGACGAATTATACCTAATGATGATCTATAAAGATACGGAGCAGCGTATCCAGGCAATAAACCAATTTTTGATGAATAAATTAGCGTCCAATGAAACGAATACTGAATATATAGAGCAAATGCTGACATATGTGGAGCGAGAGTATGAGAGCCTGAATATTGTCAGCATGGCCAAATGCTTTGGTACCTCAGTCAGTTCAATAGAACGGTTGTTCAATAAAAATATCGGCCTGACACCAAAGACATATGGAAATATTATGGAATTCAGAAAACATGTTGAGGATGAAGAGCTGAGAAGGGATATACAGTATCATTACTATGATCAGTCCCATCTGATAAAAACATCCAAAAAATTTGCAGGTAAAACGATTAAGGAACTGAACAATCTGCCGGATGAATTAACTCTAGCTTACTTATGGCATGACCAGCAGCAATAA
- a CDS encoding class I SAM-dependent methyltransferase, which translates to MVCSSCKGMLVQSEALLQCCNCDAVYTIDDRYVSMLDRREEVVHPSDWKRKEGEIRDYSEISNSFALSGIGRFATFLNYGYVPQGNEQHAVIEPDDVWNRNSVKLLLETVGRTAIRERQVIDIGCGRGGNIAALYKYFKPLSIVGLDICPANIAYCSAKSRGGEAFYLVGDAENIPFADESFDIVLNMESAQAYPNRSRFYEEVYRIMRVGGVFLYTELMLEDQVAKNVRLLEEAGLSVIRNQDVTSNVLLSCDENAKQRTGPQGIANNANASMNNGDISDFIALPGSKKYEEMKAGTQQYRMMNLIKR; encoded by the coding sequence TTGGTATGCTCCAGCTGCAAGGGTATGCTGGTCCAGTCGGAGGCGTTGCTGCAATGCTGCAACTGCGATGCGGTATATACGATCGATGATCGTTATGTATCGATGCTCGACCGGCGTGAGGAGGTTGTCCACCCGTCTGATTGGAAGCGAAAAGAGGGCGAAATTCGAGATTATAGCGAGATATCGAATTCCTTTGCGCTTTCCGGCATAGGCCGATTCGCAACCTTCTTAAACTATGGTTACGTCCCGCAAGGGAATGAGCAACATGCGGTGATCGAGCCCGACGATGTATGGAATAGAAATTCAGTCAAGCTGCTGCTCGAGACGGTGGGCAGGACGGCGATTCGGGAGCGCCAGGTTATCGACATCGGATGCGGCAGGGGAGGTAACATAGCAGCTTTGTATAAATATTTCAAGCCTCTGTCTATTGTCGGTCTCGACATCTGCCCGGCGAATATTGCGTATTGCAGTGCCAAATCCCGAGGGGGTGAAGCTTTCTATCTCGTCGGCGATGCGGAGAATATACCGTTTGCAGACGAGAGCTTCGATATTGTATTGAATATGGAATCCGCGCAAGCCTATCCGAACCGATCACGCTTCTATGAAGAAGTGTACCGGATAATGAGAGTTGGCGGTGTATTTCTGTATACGGAGCTGATGCTGGAAGATCAGGTAGCGAAGAATGTGAGGCTGTTAGAGGAAGCAGGTCTGTCTGTAATCCGCAATCAGGATGTGACTTCGAATGTCCTTCTATCATGTGATGAGAATGCAAAGCAACGTACTGGCCCACAAGGAATTGCGAATAATGCCAATGCGAGCATGAATAATGGAGATATCAGTGATTTCATCGCATTGCCCGGCTCGAAGAAATATGAAGAGATGAAGGCTGGGACGCAGCAATACCGTATGATGAACCTTATTAAGAGGTGA
- a CDS encoding ABC-2 family transporter protein, producing the protein MSISLSEIRKHVRMFFIFAKNSLVGYMEYKANFYSGLIMETVFLLSKLIYIIFVYQLGIEINGISPDQMMIFTGTYTIMIAIYTGLFMDNFYRFAGHIRNGTLDLYMTKPLSLQFMISFRHVNYAFPIPNLIAGITMIVLAWRRLGIEPSFIHLAGYIGVILSSTIVTYSVLLLPQILAFWTVKSGSIFDILDKCWDLNNMPMYIYPKWLRRIGLYVVPILFITNMPSVYLIDRLDMFLGIWIFVAPVLSLTVVRLFWKLAVKHYESASS; encoded by the coding sequence GTGAGTATCAGCTTGTCGGAGATTCGGAAGCATGTACGTATGTTTTTTATTTTTGCGAAGAACAGCTTGGTTGGTTACATGGAATACAAAGCGAATTTCTACTCCGGTTTGATCATGGAGACCGTATTTCTGTTGTCCAAGCTGATCTATATCATCTTCGTTTACCAGCTAGGGATCGAAATTAATGGAATTTCTCCTGACCAGATGATGATCTTCACCGGGACCTATACGATTATGATCGCAATCTATACAGGACTGTTTATGGATAACTTTTATAGATTTGCCGGCCATATCCGCAACGGGACGCTGGACTTGTATATGACCAAGCCGCTATCGCTGCAGTTCATGATTTCATTCCGGCACGTGAACTACGCGTTTCCGATTCCGAATCTGATCGCCGGGATCACGATGATCGTATTGGCCTGGCGGCGTCTTGGCATCGAGCCAAGCTTTATCCACTTGGCCGGATATATCGGCGTGATCTTGAGTAGCACGATCGTGACCTACTCGGTGCTTCTGCTTCCGCAAATTCTTGCCTTCTGGACGGTGAAGTCCGGTTCGATCTTCGACATATTGGACAAATGTTGGGATTTGAACAATATGCCGATGTACATATACCCCAAATGGCTGCGGAGAATAGGACTGTATGTCGTGCCTATCTTGTTTATCACCAACATGCCGTCGGTTTATTTGATCGACCGGTTGGACATGTTCCTTGGGATATGGATTTTTGTAGCTCCTGTATTATCGCTTACAGTGGTCAGGCTGTTCTGGAAGCTGGCCGTCAAACACTATGAGAGCGCCAGCAGTTAG
- a CDS encoding radical SAM protein: MSVNKLSVAQDTISYPRWIVLQLLEECNLRCKMCYEWGLEGPYKSKKTLSQLDPDLIKKIIVECSPGKPYYDFFGGEPLMYPWLSDILAMINHYGSIADFPTNGTLLEKHAEMLVETAPNKIWVSLDGPEEINDRQRGKGVFKKVIKGIEKLYELRQSKGKQFPKMGVSFIITPLNYMYIEEFFFKHIDLSMLDHISMEVQLYATEEQYAQYVDVLREEFDVHEAPYAKGMVWQDISSFSQIDIPELTRQLNNVKAYCLKNRIHVITYPKTTDELNLHNYFSGQFHQMADKRRQCSLPWTYAEITARGDVSPCHAFYDLTFGNVNEENLVDIWRSDKYKEYRAYMKKNMLPICTACSRYYIY; the protein is encoded by the coding sequence ATGAGCGTAAATAAATTGAGCGTTGCCCAGGATACGATAAGCTATCCAAGATGGATCGTCTTGCAACTGCTGGAGGAATGCAATCTGCGATGCAAGATGTGCTATGAGTGGGGACTCGAAGGGCCCTACAAAAGCAAAAAAACATTATCGCAGCTGGACCCGGATCTGATCAAAAAGATTATCGTGGAGTGCAGCCCCGGCAAGCCGTATTACGATTTCTTCGGCGGCGAGCCGCTGATGTACCCTTGGCTGAGCGACATTCTCGCCATGATCAATCATTATGGGAGCATAGCGGACTTCCCTACGAACGGCACATTGCTTGAGAAGCATGCCGAGATGCTTGTCGAGACTGCGCCCAATAAGATCTGGGTGTCACTCGACGGCCCTGAGGAAATCAACGACAGGCAGAGGGGCAAGGGCGTATTCAAGAAAGTGATTAAGGGGATCGAGAAGCTCTATGAGCTCCGTCAAAGCAAAGGCAAGCAATTTCCGAAGATGGGTGTATCCTTTATCATTACGCCCTTGAACTATATGTACATCGAGGAATTTTTCTTTAAGCATATCGACTTGTCGATGCTGGACCATATCAGTATGGAAGTGCAGCTCTATGCCACGGAAGAGCAGTATGCCCAATATGTGGATGTTCTTAGAGAGGAATTCGATGTGCATGAAGCTCCGTATGCCAAGGGGATGGTCTGGCAGGACATCAGTTCGTTCAGCCAGATCGATATTCCCGAATTGACGAGACAGCTCAATAATGTTAAAGCGTATTGCTTGAAAAACCGTATTCATGTGATCACTTATCCGAAGACTACAGATGAACTGAATTTGCACAACTACTTCTCGGGGCAATTCCATCAGATGGCGGATAAGCGAAGACAGTGCTCTCTTCCATGGACGTATGCTGAGATTACGGCAAGGGGCGACGTTTCGCCCTGCCATGCCTTCTATGATTTGACCTTCGGCAACGTAAATGAAGAGAATTTGGTAGATATCTGGCGCAGTGACAAGTACAAAGAGTATCGCGCGTATATGAAAAAAAATATGCTGCCGATTTGTACGGCTTGTTCAAGGTATTATATCTACTGA
- a CDS encoding ATP-binding cassette domain-containing protein — protein sequence MSIIQVEGLSKSFKYYEKELGLKKSLKNLVKRKSLIKEAVSDISLVIEQGEMVGFLGPNGSGKTTTLKMLSGILYPTSGQATVLGYVPWERKKEFKMQFSIVMGQKSQLWWDLPANESLYLNKCIYEVEDKPYNLVLDELTEILDVKDLLNIQVRRLSLGERMKMELIASLIHRPKVIFLDEPTIGLDLISQKRIREFLKYYNQQTKATVILTSHYMADVEDLCKRTIIINQGKIVYDGDLRRVNELFHAKKIIKLQFTDEVPRQALSDYGVITQHDGLNAVMEIDKHDLQRLSKMMLDRFPILDFTVEDIPVERGIESLYQKDGVRHESLAEV from the coding sequence GTGAGCATTATTCAGGTGGAAGGATTATCCAAAAGCTTCAAATACTACGAAAAAGAACTGGGACTCAAAAAATCGCTCAAAAATTTAGTGAAGCGGAAATCACTGATCAAAGAAGCGGTTAGCGATATATCACTTGTCATCGAGCAAGGTGAGATGGTCGGATTCTTAGGCCCGAACGGTTCCGGCAAAACGACTACGCTTAAGATGCTATCCGGCATCTTGTATCCGACAAGCGGACAGGCGACGGTATTAGGCTATGTCCCTTGGGAACGAAAGAAAGAATTCAAGATGCAGTTCTCGATCGTAATGGGGCAGAAATCGCAGTTGTGGTGGGATCTACCGGCGAACGAATCGTTGTACCTGAACAAATGCATCTATGAGGTCGAGGATAAGCCCTACAACCTTGTCCTGGATGAGCTTACGGAGATTCTTGACGTAAAGGACCTGCTCAATATTCAGGTGCGGAGGCTTTCGCTGGGGGAACGGATGAAGATGGAGCTTATTGCGTCGCTCATCCACCGGCCCAAGGTGATTTTCCTGGATGAGCCTACAATCGGACTCGATCTGATTTCGCAGAAGCGCATTCGGGAGTTCCTGAAGTATTATAACCAGCAGACGAAGGCAACGGTCATTCTGACAAGCCACTACATGGCGGATGTTGAGGATCTGTGCAAACGAACGATCATCATCAATCAAGGGAAGATCGTATACGACGGCGATCTCCGGCGTGTGAACGAGCTGTTCCATGCCAAAAAGATCATCAAGCTGCAATTTACGGACGAAGTACCGAGGCAAGCACTAAGCGACTATGGCGTTATTACTCAACATGACGGCCTGAATGCCGTCATGGAGATTGATAAGCATGACCTTCAGCGGCTCTCCAAGATGATGCTGGACCGGTTCCCGATCCTTGATTTCACAGTTGAAGATATACCTGTCGAGCGAGGCATCGAAAGCTTATATCAGAAAGATGGGGTCAGACATGAAAGCCTTGCAGAAGTATAA
- a CDS encoding ABC-2 family transporter protein produces MQKYKRTYILALQNEMEYRTDFLMSIISGGFIILVQCFLWTAVFRSSPQEIINGYTYSQIIIYSVLSGVVSKLVSAGFEGEIASDIKTGGLSKFIAQPIHYFSYRICNFFGGKTVQTAVVLVLFVILMIVFTQIWEFQLRAGQIVLFLVSILFGLLINFLLFYSISALAFIITEVWGVFIAFNQGVYLLSGAIFPLNIFGDTFARISSYLPFQYVVYFPVKIINGSLTIHEIVPGLLLQAVWVIVLMIISKLSWDSGMKKYVAVGG; encoded by the coding sequence TTGCAGAAGTATAAAAGGACGTACATCCTTGCGCTTCAGAATGAGATGGAATACCGGACCGATTTCCTGATGAGTATTATCAGCGGCGGCTTCATCATACTCGTCCAATGCTTCCTCTGGACAGCCGTGTTTCGCAGTTCACCGCAGGAGATTATTAACGGCTATACTTATTCGCAGATCATCATTTATTCCGTGTTGTCCGGCGTCGTCTCCAAGCTGGTTTCTGCCGGCTTCGAAGGGGAGATCGCGAGTGATATCAAGACGGGTGGACTGAGCAAATTTATCGCTCAGCCTATTCATTATTTCAGCTATCGGATATGCAATTTTTTCGGCGGGAAAACGGTTCAGACCGCGGTCGTCCTTGTCTTATTCGTCATCCTGATGATCGTGTTTACTCAGATTTGGGAGTTTCAGCTTAGAGCGGGGCAGATCGTTTTGTTCCTGGTCAGCATTCTGTTCGGGCTGCTCATCAACTTCCTGCTTTTTTATTCGATTAGTGCGCTCGCGTTCATTATTACTGAGGTTTGGGGCGTTTTTATCGCGTTCAACCAAGGCGTCTATCTGCTCAGCGGCGCCATCTTTCCGCTTAATATTTTCGGAGATACGTTTGCCAGAATTTCCAGCTATTTACCGTTTCAATATGTCGTATACTTCCCGGTTAAGATCATCAATGGGAGCTTGACGATTCATGAAATCGTGCCCGGACTCCTCTTACAGGCGGTTTGGGTAATTGTGCTTATGATCATTTCCAAGTTGTCTTGGGATTCCGGGATGAAGAAATATGTAGCCGTTGGAGGTTAG